A stretch of Saccharothrix texasensis DNA encodes these proteins:
- a CDS encoding MbtH family protein yields the protein MTDEHAKNHEFLVVVNDEEQYSVWFADRDLPPGWRAEGTRGTREDCLAHIDRVWTDMRPRSVREHLAAHRG from the coding sequence ATGACCGACGAGCACGCGAAAAACCATGAATTCCTGGTCGTGGTGAACGACGAGGAGCAGTACTCGGTCTGGTTCGCCGACCGGGACCTCCCGCCGGGATGGCGGGCCGAAGGAACACGCGGCACCAGGGAAGACTGCCTGGCGCACATCGACCGGGTGTGGACGGACATGCGTCCGCGCAGCGTCCGCGAGCACCTCGCCGCGCACCGCGGCTGA
- a CDS encoding non-ribosomal peptide synthetase: protein MHTDSPSRVAPALPLQSGMIAAGLRDPSAGTDVIQCVQHWPHGLDTSAYLAAWRAAVDRHPVLRTRFAWRADGGMEQWPGPVDDVPVLVDDSATDLDAFLAADRRAGVDPVAASPLRVVALPGDVVVVTFHHAILDGRSLAMLLAEVDDDYAARLVGGSAEFAPRPDFADYARWHDARIAPEHPRRRADERFWAAELAGSAEPGPLPLEHAGPGTPVMATAALDLSDAETGAVRALAERAGVTVNTAVLAAWGLVLTAHARADEAVFGVTRAARHGTVEGAEDMLGLLLATVPLRLPVDRDASVADWLRSVRARSVRARDHQLCPLPVIRRAAGHDASSTRSLVLFERRELGAVLAARPSAPPGRRVRILRTPGYAMTLYAFAEPRLSFQLIHDTGRFPDWAAGAVLAQVRDLLAGMAEAPDRPVRHLGEPRDHTRAPAAWNDTGVDYPADATVPDLFAEQVRLRPDADAVFDGERWLSYARLDERSNRLAHVLLARGARADLPVALSLPRGADFVTAMLAVLKTGAAYLPLDPANPAARDAVALRESGTPLVVSDRPRALPDGVTSIVLPELDLSEQSPVSPGIPAHPLGVAYVNYTSGSTGKPKGVAVPHRGVVRLVTRPTFARFGPGRTFLHLSATAFDLTTLEVWGALLTGGRVVPAPAGPPDPAVLADLLRVHRVSVLWLTAGLFHQLDPSLLADVEQLLAGGDVLAPDAVRAALAVRGGKPVVNGYGPTENTTFTTCHVLRSADDVGATVPIGTPIQRTTAHVLDESMRPVPVGVPGELYTGGDGLARGYLGAPGATAAKFVPDPFGDAPGGRLYRTGDLARWRPDGVLEFLGRVDRQVKVRGFLVEPAEVEAVLREHPAVAEAAVLPIGDDDARHLVAFIVPTGPMRTSDNTATSAVEDVRTHVAERLPAYLCPARYVPLPELPLNRSGKVDRAALRSVRAPGARGTDRTRPSTATQRRLAELWENLLGTPDVCAEDDFFAVGGNSLLAVRLAFRVREEFGVEVPVADLHRARTLAGCAAVLDAAAGSPTSRAPITRRDRSAYLVPARRASAPPVADHLVLPTGGDWAAWRWVELRGTGFGIEPLLAVASPDAARAADAVTAAEEAVGAARWAAARVLREVEDRARGERRSALRRIGRLVRKGRFAEARAALAATPATVTSPIEDALVAAGAAPEAGGGPATVLVVGPDPAADAGQPTAASDDERVDAALAEAEEAATRHEALLAEYAARFDAGRRATAEVLRVVSGDARFREAVAWQNPRALQTAVDALHRALSGDRPASRNVDYRRWEHTVVSYLQRYSAKNDTIGFFGPVGWARVEDDAPAAITARPGPDLIDSRTTYLENWAVQQVAEALTTDAVRPWAVPRRMPFVDVVGDTMHVPLTDPVRLPAADAAVLAACDGLRRAAEIASGLGRPVDDVLATLERLRQAKRIAWTLEVPPEALVPETALREQITAIGDPEVRAVAERALHRVERGRDAVAAAVGDPDRLVRAIDELHETFTAITGTAAVRRPGLFYAGRTVVHEECRRDLDVTLSPALVETLWTPLSLVLEAARWFTSAGAALYGRALREVYRERVAATGSDRVPLADFWLWANDTIFRLDERLIGRLVRTLQDRWAKALGQAPGGREAHYRVRDVRDAVLKAFAAPRPGWRGAVQHSPDVLIAARDEDAIRAGDYRWVLGEVHPGVNTVRSALFVSQHPDPAQLRAAMRHDMAGPRIVLATTREEGGTPQRLADALVSPDDLKIVFGHDACGPGLRGAVPVGACEVTESGGRLVARSRDGRVDVDLVELLNEQVMAQLVQHFRLLPAGGRTPRVSLDRLVVAREGWRLPAARSAFAFAQDEATRYLRAQSWRREHGMPRFVFVKSPVEHKPFYVDLESQPSVELFARAVRALDREKPDAPMGVGEMLPGPDQLWLTDAAGARHTAEFRVVAVDRRGWPEGVGLRGEGPR, encoded by the coding sequence GTGCACACGGATTCGCCGTCACGAGTCGCGCCCGCGCTGCCGTTGCAGAGCGGAATGATCGCGGCCGGGTTGCGCGACCCGTCGGCCGGGACGGACGTCATCCAGTGCGTGCAGCACTGGCCGCACGGCCTGGACACCTCCGCGTACCTCGCGGCGTGGCGTGCCGCCGTCGACCGGCACCCGGTGCTGCGCACCCGGTTCGCCTGGCGCGCGGACGGCGGCATGGAGCAGTGGCCGGGGCCCGTCGACGACGTCCCGGTGCTGGTCGACGACTCGGCGACGGACCTGGACGCGTTCCTGGCGGCCGACCGCCGGGCCGGAGTGGACCCGGTGGCCGCGTCGCCGCTGCGGGTCGTGGCGCTGCCCGGTGACGTGGTCGTGGTGACGTTCCACCACGCGATCCTCGACGGCCGGTCGCTCGCGATGCTGCTGGCCGAGGTGGACGACGACTACGCGGCCCGGCTCGTCGGCGGCTCCGCCGAGTTCGCGCCACGGCCCGACTTCGCCGACTACGCCCGGTGGCACGACGCCCGGATCGCGCCCGAGCACCCGCGACGGCGGGCCGACGAGCGGTTCTGGGCCGCCGAACTGGCGGGATCGGCCGAACCCGGTCCCCTGCCCCTGGAGCACGCCGGGCCCGGCACACCGGTGATGGCCACCGCCGCGCTCGACCTGTCCGACGCCGAGACCGGGGCCGTGCGGGCGTTGGCCGAACGGGCGGGCGTCACGGTGAACACCGCGGTGCTGGCCGCGTGGGGTCTGGTGCTGACCGCGCACGCCCGCGCCGACGAGGCCGTGTTCGGGGTGACCCGGGCGGCGCGCCACGGCACCGTCGAAGGCGCCGAGGACATGCTCGGCCTGCTGCTGGCGACCGTGCCGCTGCGGTTGCCGGTCGACCGGGACGCGTCGGTGGCCGACTGGCTGCGGTCCGTGCGGGCGCGGTCCGTGCGGGCGCGGGACCACCAGCTGTGCCCGCTCCCGGTGATCCGCCGCGCGGCCGGGCACGACGCGTCGTCGACGCGCAGCCTCGTGCTGTTCGAACGCCGCGAGCTCGGCGCGGTGCTGGCCGCGCGGCCGTCCGCGCCACCGGGCAGGCGGGTCCGCATCCTGCGCACCCCCGGCTACGCCATGACCTTGTACGCGTTCGCCGAACCACGCCTGAGCTTCCAGCTCATCCACGACACCGGCCGGTTCCCGGACTGGGCGGCGGGCGCGGTGCTCGCGCAGGTCCGCGACCTGCTGGCGGGCATGGCCGAAGCGCCCGACCGGCCCGTGCGGCACCTGGGCGAGCCGCGTGACCACACGCGGGCGCCGGCCGCGTGGAACGACACCGGAGTCGACTACCCGGCGGACGCGACCGTGCCGGACCTGTTCGCCGAGCAGGTGCGGCTGCGGCCGGACGCCGACGCGGTGTTCGACGGCGAGCGGTGGCTGAGCTACGCCCGGCTGGACGAGCGGTCGAACCGGTTGGCGCACGTGCTGCTGGCGCGCGGCGCGCGGGCCGACCTGCCGGTGGCGCTGTCGCTGCCGCGGGGTGCGGACTTCGTGACCGCGATGCTGGCCGTGCTGAAGACCGGCGCGGCCTACCTGCCGCTGGACCCGGCGAACCCGGCGGCCCGCGACGCGGTGGCGTTGCGCGAGTCCGGCACACCCCTCGTGGTGTCCGATCGGCCGCGTGCCCTGCCCGACGGCGTTACGTCGATCGTCCTGCCGGAACTGGACCTTTCGGAGCAGTCGCCGGTATCTCCCGGCATCCCCGCGCATCCGTTGGGCGTGGCCTACGTCAACTACACGTCCGGGTCGACCGGCAAGCCGAAGGGCGTCGCCGTGCCCCACCGGGGTGTGGTCCGGCTGGTCACGCGGCCGACGTTCGCCCGGTTCGGGCCGGGCCGGACGTTCCTGCACCTGTCCGCGACCGCGTTCGACCTGACCACGCTGGAGGTGTGGGGCGCGCTGCTGACCGGCGGCCGGGTGGTCCCCGCGCCGGCCGGCCCGCCCGACCCGGCGGTGCTGGCCGACCTGCTGCGCGTGCACCGGGTGAGCGTGCTGTGGCTGACCGCCGGGCTGTTCCACCAGCTCGACCCGTCGCTGCTGGCCGACGTGGAGCAGCTGCTCGCCGGCGGCGACGTGCTGGCCCCGGACGCGGTGCGGGCGGCGTTGGCGGTCCGCGGCGGGAAGCCGGTGGTCAACGGGTACGGCCCCACGGAGAACACCACCTTCACCACCTGCCACGTGCTGCGGTCGGCCGACGACGTGGGCGCGACCGTGCCGATCGGCACGCCGATCCAGCGGACCACCGCGCACGTGCTGGACGAGTCGATGCGACCCGTCCCGGTCGGCGTGCCCGGCGAGCTGTACACCGGCGGCGACGGGTTGGCCCGCGGGTACCTGGGCGCGCCGGGTGCGACCGCCGCGAAGTTCGTGCCGGACCCGTTCGGCGACGCGCCCGGCGGGCGGCTCTACCGCACGGGCGACCTGGCGCGGTGGCGGCCGGACGGCGTGCTCGAGTTCCTGGGCCGCGTGGACCGGCAGGTCAAGGTGCGCGGGTTCCTGGTCGAGCCGGCCGAGGTCGAGGCCGTGCTGCGGGAGCACCCGGCGGTCGCGGAAGCGGCCGTGCTGCCGATCGGCGACGACGACGCGAGGCACCTGGTGGCGTTCATCGTGCCGACCGGCCCGATGCGGACCTCCGACAACACGGCCACCTCGGCCGTCGAGGACGTGCGCACGCACGTCGCGGAACGGCTGCCCGCCTACCTCTGCCCGGCGCGGTACGTGCCGCTGCCGGAGCTGCCGCTGAACCGCAGCGGCAAGGTGGACCGGGCGGCGCTGAGGTCGGTCCGTGCCCCGGGCGCGCGGGGCACGGACCGGACCCGCCCGTCGACCGCCACGCAGCGGCGGTTGGCGGAGCTGTGGGAGAACCTGCTCGGCACGCCGGACGTGTGCGCCGAGGACGACTTCTTCGCGGTGGGCGGCAACTCGCTGCTCGCGGTGCGGTTGGCGTTCCGGGTGCGCGAGGAGTTCGGGGTCGAGGTGCCGGTCGCCGACCTGCACCGGGCCCGGACGCTGGCGGGGTGCGCGGCGGTGCTGGACGCGGCGGCGGGTTCGCCGACGAGCCGTGCGCCGATCACCCGGCGGGACCGGTCGGCGTACCTGGTGCCCGCGCGGCGCGCGTCGGCCCCGCCCGTGGCGGATCACCTGGTGCTGCCGACCGGGGGCGACTGGGCGGCGTGGCGGTGGGTCGAGCTGCGCGGGACGGGCTTCGGCATCGAACCGCTGCTGGCCGTGGCGAGCCCGGACGCGGCACGTGCGGCGGACGCGGTGACGGCGGCCGAAGAGGCGGTGGGCGCGGCGCGGTGGGCGGCGGCCCGGGTGCTGCGGGAGGTGGAGGACCGGGCGCGCGGTGAGCGGCGGTCCGCGTTGCGGCGGATCGGCCGGCTGGTGCGCAAGGGACGGTTCGCCGAGGCCCGCGCGGCACTGGCCGCGACACCGGCCACGGTCACGTCACCGATCGAGGACGCGCTGGTGGCGGCGGGTGCCGCGCCCGAAGCCGGCGGTGGACCGGCCACCGTGCTGGTCGTCGGCCCGGACCCGGCCGCGGACGCGGGGCAGCCGACGGCGGCGTCCGACGACGAACGGGTCGACGCGGCGTTGGCGGAGGCGGAGGAGGCCGCGACCCGGCACGAAGCGCTGCTCGCCGAGTACGCGGCGCGGTTCGACGCAGGCCGCCGGGCCACCGCCGAGGTGCTGCGGGTCGTCAGCGGGGACGCCAGGTTCCGCGAAGCGGTCGCGTGGCAGAACCCGCGCGCCCTCCAGACCGCCGTGGACGCGTTGCACCGGGCGCTGTCGGGCGACCGGCCCGCGTCCCGCAACGTCGACTACCGGCGCTGGGAGCACACGGTCGTCAGCTACCTCCAGCGCTACAGCGCCAAGAACGACACCATCGGGTTCTTCGGCCCGGTCGGCTGGGCCAGGGTCGAGGACGACGCGCCCGCCGCGATCACCGCGAGGCCCGGGCCCGACCTGATCGACTCGCGCACCACCTACCTGGAGAACTGGGCCGTCCAGCAGGTGGCCGAGGCGCTGACCACGGACGCCGTGCGGCCGTGGGCGGTGCCGCGGCGGATGCCCTTCGTGGACGTCGTGGGCGACACCATGCACGTCCCGTTGACCGATCCGGTGCGGCTGCCCGCGGCGGACGCGGCCGTGCTCGCCGCCTGCGACGGCCTGCGCCGCGCCGCCGAGATCGCGAGCGGCCTCGGCCGGCCGGTCGACGACGTGCTCGCCACCCTCGAACGGCTCCGGCAGGCCAAGCGGATCGCGTGGACCCTGGAGGTGCCGCCCGAGGCGTTGGTGCCGGAAACGGCGCTGCGCGAGCAGATCACCGCCATCGGCGATCCCGAGGTCCGCGCCGTGGCCGAGCGGGCGCTCCACCGGGTCGAACGCGGACGGGACGCGGTCGCCGCCGCCGTCGGCGACCCGGACCGGCTCGTGCGCGCCATCGACGAGCTGCACGAGACGTTCACCGCCATCACCGGCACGGCGGCGGTGCGCCGACCCGGCCTCTTCTACGCCGGTCGCACGGTCGTGCACGAGGAATGCCGGCGCGACCTCGACGTCACCCTCTCCCCCGCGCTGGTGGAAACGCTGTGGACGCCGCTGTCGCTGGTGCTGGAAGCCGCGCGGTGGTTCACCTCCGCGGGTGCCGCCCTGTACGGGCGGGCGTTGCGCGAGGTGTACCGGGAACGGGTCGCGGCCACCGGGTCGGACCGGGTGCCGCTGGCCGACTTCTGGCTGTGGGCCAACGACACGATCTTCCGCCTCGACGAGCGGCTGATCGGCAGGCTCGTCCGGACCTTGCAGGACCGCTGGGCCAAGGCCCTCGGGCAGGCGCCGGGCGGCCGCGAGGCCCACTACCGGGTGCGGGACGTGCGCGACGCCGTGCTGAAGGCGTTCGCCGCGCCCCGGCCGGGTTGGCGCGGCGCGGTGCAGCACAGCCCCGACGTCCTGATCGCGGCACGCGACGAGGACGCGATCCGGGCGGGCGACTACCGGTGGGTGCTCGGCGAGGTGCACCCCGGCGTGAACACGGTGCGCTCGGCGTTGTTCGTCTCGCAGCACCCCGACCCGGCCCAGCTGCGCGCGGCGATGCGGCACGACATGGCGGGGCCGCGGATCGTGCTGGCCACCACGCGCGAGGAGGGCGGCACGCCCCAACGGCTCGCCGACGCGCTCGTCTCACCGGACGACCTGAAGATCGTGTTCGGGCACGACGCGTGCGGCCCCGGGTTGCGCGGCGCGGTGCCGGTCGGCGCGTGCGAGGTGACCGAGAGCGGCGGCCGGTTGGTGGCGCGCAGCCGTGACGGCCGGGTGGACGTCGACCTGGTCGAACTGCTCAACGAGCAGGTCATGGCCCAGCTGGTGCAGCACTTCCGGCTGCTGCCGGCGGGCGGGCGCACGCCCCGGGTCAGCCTCGACCGGTTGGTCGTCGCCAGGGAGGGCTGGCGGTTGCCGGCCGCGAGGTCGGCGTTCGCGTTCGCC